In Streptacidiphilus sp. P02-A3a, the DNA window GGCGACAGCGGCGGCCCGGACGCCGTGGTGCTGGCCGCCGCCGACCCGGCCAACGCCTACGGCGCGGCCCTGCCCTGGCCGGAGGCCGCCTCCGGGCACCGCCCCGGCCGCAAGGCGGGCGCGCTGGTGGTGCTGCTCGACGGCGAGCTGGCCTGCTACCTGGAACGCGGCGGCAAGTCCCTGCTCAGCTGGGCGGAGTCGGCGGGACAGCTGGAGGCCGCCGCCGAGGCGCTCACCCGGGCGCTGCGCGCGGGCCTGCTGCCCGACCTCACGGTGGAGCGGATCAACGGCGAGTCCGCGCTCACCTCAGAGCTCAGCCCGGTCTTCGAGGCCGCCGGGTTCCACCCCGCCCCCCGGGGGCTCCGGCTGCGGCGCTGAGCCGGTCCGGCCCGGGCCGCGTATCCAGGGGGCGCTGTGCACCGGCAGCAGGCTCAGCGTCCAGCCGCCGGCGAACAGCAGCCGGGCGCCGCCGTGTGAGCCGAACGCGCCCGCGAGCAGCGCCCCCCAGCAGGCGGCGCTGAGCAGCAGGGACAGCGCCCAGCCGAACGGGCCGCGCCGGGAGGGCAGCAGGGACAAGGACGACCGGGGCACAGCGCACCACCTCGTGCCTGGGAGCGGTCTGGATCGGTTACCGAAAAGTCATCCTGGCACACGGTCGGTTTATCGACATTTCGAGCACCGGTCCCTCGCCGCCCTCCGACAGCACGGCAGGCCCTGCCCCGATCGGGGCAGGGCCTGCCGAAGCACACCGGGGAGAGGGTCAGGCCGCGACGACATCCATCGCACTGGCCTTGGGCACCAGCGAGGGCACCCGCTCGGAGGAACTGGCCGGTACCGTCACCGGTTCGACCAGGACCGGGCGTACCGGCTCGCTGGCGGCGAGTTCGGCGAGCGACAGTTCATCGCTGACCTCGCGCATGACCTCGGACATTCGCACGTCCAGGGCGTAGCAGATGGCGGAGAGCAGCTCGGAAGAGGCTTCCTTCTGGCCGCGCTCGACCTCGGACAGGTAGCCGAGGGAGACCCGCGCAGCGGCAGAGACCTCGCGCAGGGTGCGGCCCTGGCGCTGGCGCTGCCGACGCAGGACGTCACCCAGCAGACGACGGAGCAGGATCATCGGTGGCTCCCTCCTTGGACCGCGGCTCGACACGTCACTGCCCCACCGTACCGCTTGACCCGCATCACGTGCGGGGAGCCCGGTCGTGTTCACTCTGGGCTGTATCCATGGCCCCTCCCCTGGTGTTCGCGGTATGGACGCTGAGGCTTCCCGTTGCGTCACTTGTCCTATTCCCGGTAGGACCACTCCTACTAACCCTCCGGGACCGCACAGCATCGCCCAAAAGTTCGAGTGCGACCTCCACGGTCCTTCGTCGGATTGTGGCACGGCCCGGTGCGAGCTGGAGCGAGGAATGCGATAGTCCGCCTGGTCCGGCGACTGCCAGGTGTACCGTGCCCACCGGCTTGCCGTCCTGCGGATCGGGTCCGGCGACACCGGTCGTGGCCACCCCGTAGTCGGCGCCCATGAGCCGCCGCACGCCCTCGGCCATCTGCGCGGCCACGTCGGCGTCCACCGGGCCGCGCTCGGCCAGCAGCGCCGGATCCACGCCCAGCACGGACGCCTTCAGCTCGGTGGCATAGGCGGTGACCGAGCCCCGGAAGCTGCGGGAGGCGCCGGGAACGGCCACCAGCGCCGCCGCCAGCAGGCCCCCGGTCAGCGACTCGGCCACGGCCACGGTCGCGCCGACCGCCTCCAGCTCCGCCAGTACCCCGGCGGCGTCGCCGGTCACCGCCGGCCGCCGGTCCGGGCCTCGCGGCGCAGGGTCACCGCCTGCCGGATGTAGTCCAGGCCGGTGACCACGGTCAGCACCACTGCCAGCGCCATCAGCCAGGCCCGGGCGGTGGCCAGCGGCCCGGTCAGTACCAGCACGTACATGCCGACGGCGATGCCCTGGGTCAGGGTCTTCAGCTTGCCGCCCTTGCTGGCGGGGATCACCCCGATCCGGATCACCCAGAAGCGCATCAGGGTGATCCCGATCTCACGCACCAGGATGACCACGGTCACCCACCAGGGCAGGTCACCCAGTGCGGAGAGGGCCACCAGGGCGGTGCCCATGATGGCCTTGTCCGCGATCGGGTCGGCGATCTTGCCGAAGTCGCTGACCAGGTCCATCCGGCGGGCCAGCTCGCCGTCGAACAGGTCGGTGATCATGGCCAGGGCGAAGGTGGCCCAGGCCACCGCCCGCCACTTGGGATCATGCCCGCCGTCGGCCAGCAGCAGCGCGGCGAAGACCGGGACGATCAGCAGCCGCAGCATGGTCAACAGGTTGGGAATGTTCCACAGACTGGGCTCCGCCCGAGACGCGGACGCGCGTTCGACGGCAGTCTCGGGTGCCTCGGGCACGGGCTCGGCGGCAGCGCCCTCGGCGCCTCCGGCGAGACCGCCGCCTCTGACTCCCCCCTGGCCTGATGTCACGCGCCCACCTCGGCCCCGACCGCCTCGGCCACCAGGTCCACACCCGCGCTGGCGATGACCTTCGCGACGACCAGGTCGCCGACCTTCACCGAGTCCGGGACGCCGACCAGGCTGGTGATGCCGTCGGTCTCGGGGGCCTGGTGGTCGGCCCGGCCGATCACGCCCTCCTCGTCGTCGACCGACTCGATCAGCACCGTGACGCTGCTGCCGACCCGCTCCTCGGCGCGCTGCGCGGTCATCTCCTCGGCCAGTCGCGTGATCTTCGCCACACGCTCGGCGATGACCTCCTCCGAGAGCTTGCCCTGGTAACCCTCGGCCTCGGTGCCCTCCTCGTCGGAGTAGCCGAAGACCCCGATGGCGTCCAGCCGGGCGTTGCTGATGAAGCGTTCCAGCTCGGCCAGGTCCGCCTCGGTCTCGCCGGGGAAGCCGACGATGAAGTTGGACCTGGCACCGGCCTCCGGGGCCTGGGCGCGGATCTCCTCCAGCAGGCCCAGGAAGCGGTCGGTGTCCCCGAACCGGCGCATCCGGCGCAGTACCTCCGGCGCGGAGTGCTGGAAGGACAGGTCGAAGTACGGCATCACCCCGGGCGTCGAGGTCAGCGCCTTGATCAGGCCCGGACGCATCTCGGCGGGCTGGAGGTAGCTGACCCGGATCCGGTCGATGCCCTCGGTCTCGGCGAGCTCCGGCAGCAGCGTCTCCAGCAGCCGGATGTCACCCAGGTCCTTGCCGTACGAGGTGTTGTTCTCGCTGACCAGCATGACCTCGCGGACGCCCTGCTCGGCCAGCCAGCGGGTCTCGTTCAGCACGTCCGAGGGGCGGCGCGAGAGGAAGGAGCCGCGGAAGGCCGGGATGGCGCAGAAGGAGCAGCGGCGGTCGCAGCCGGAGGCCAGCTTCACCGAGGCCACCGGGCTGTCGTCCAGGCGGCGGCGCAGCGTGCGCGGGCCGGAGACCGGGGCGACGCCCTCGGGCAGGTCCGCGATCACGACCTCCGGCTCCGGGGCGGCTCCGTGGCCGGGGACGGCGACCGCGCCGCCCTCGGCGGCCTGCTGCCGCTCGACCGGGCTGAGCGGGAGCAGCTTGCGGCGGTCGCGGGGGGCGTGCGACACGTGGTGGCCGCCGGACAGGATGTTCTGCAGCCGGTCGGTGATGTCGGCGTAGTCGTCGAAGCCGAGGACCGCGTCGGCCTCCGGCAGCGCTTCGGCGAGCTCCTTGCCGTAGCGCTCGGCCATGCAGCCGACGGCCACGACGGCCTGGGTGCGGCCGTGGCCCTTCAGGTCGGAGGCTTCGAGCAGGGCGTCGACCGAGTCCTTCTTGGCGGCCTCGACGAAGCCACAGG includes these proteins:
- a CDS encoding helix-turn-helix domain-containing protein, encoding MILLRRLLGDVLRRQRQRQGRTLREVSAAARVSLGYLSEVERGQKEASSELLSAICYALDVRMSEVMREVSDELSLAELAASEPVRPVLVEPVTVPASSSERVPSLVPKASAMDVVAA
- a CDS encoding CinA family protein; translation: MTGDAAGVLAELEAVGATVAVAESLTGGLLAAALVAVPGASRSFRGSVTAYATELKASVLGVDPALLAERGPVDADVAAQMAEGVRRLMGADYGVATTGVAGPDPQDGKPVGTVHLAVAGPGGLSHSSLQLAPGRATIRRRTVEVALELLGDAVRSRRVSRSGPTGNRTSDATGSLSVHTANTRGGAMDTAQSEHDRAPRT
- the pgsA gene encoding CDP-diacylglycerol--glycerol-3-phosphate 3-phosphatidyltransferase yields the protein MPEAPETAVERASASRAEPSLWNIPNLLTMLRLLIVPVFAALLLADGGHDPKWRAVAWATFALAMITDLFDGELARRMDLVSDFGKIADPIADKAIMGTALVALSALGDLPWWVTVVILVREIGITLMRFWVIRIGVIPASKGGKLKTLTQGIAVGMYVLVLTGPLATARAWLMALAVVLTVVTGLDYIRQAVTLRREARTGGRR
- the rimO gene encoding 30S ribosomal protein S12 methylthiotransferase RimO, translated to MSERRTVALVTLGCARNEVDSEELAGRLEADGWELVHDAADADIAVVNTCGFVEAAKKDSVDALLEASDLKGHGRTQAVVAVGCMAERYGKELAEALPEADAVLGFDDYADITDRLQNILSGGHHVSHAPRDRRKLLPLSPVERQQAAEGGAVAVPGHGAAPEPEVVIADLPEGVAPVSGPRTLRRRLDDSPVASVKLASGCDRRCSFCAIPAFRGSFLSRRPSDVLNETRWLAEQGVREVMLVSENNTSYGKDLGDIRLLETLLPELAETEGIDRIRVSYLQPAEMRPGLIKALTSTPGVMPYFDLSFQHSAPEVLRRMRRFGDTDRFLGLLEEIRAQAPEAGARSNFIVGFPGETEADLAELERFISNARLDAIGVFGYSDEEGTEAEGYQGKLSEEVIAERVAKITRLAEEMTAQRAEERVGSSVTVLIESVDDEEGVIGRADHQAPETDGITSLVGVPDSVKVGDLVVAKVIASAGVDLVAEAVGAEVGA